The Candidatus Poribacteria bacterium region AAAAAGATAGAAACCCGGACAGCGCGCGCGGGTGTTATCGGGCTTGGATATGTCGGACTGCCGCTTACGGTTGCACTCGCGAGTGCGGGGTTCCGAGTGACAGGCATCGATATCTGTTCAGAAAAAATAGAGCGATTAAAACAGGGCGTTTCCGATGTCCCCGATGTCGCTGATGAAGTGCTCGCACCCTTGATTACATCCGGGCAGATTCAGGTGACAACGGACTTTTCTGTGTTACAGGAATTGGACACAGTGAATATCTGTGTGCCGACCCCTTTGGGTGAAAACCGCACCCCCGACATGCAGTTTATCATCGCTGCGGTTCAGCAAGTTGCGCAATACCTCCACCCTGAACAACTGATTATCCTTGAAAGCACCACCTACCCTGGCACCACCGAAGAAGTTGTGCTACCGGAACTCAACCCGCAATCCAGTCGGAAACAGGTAGGGCGCGATTTCTATCTCGCCTATTCACCGGAACGGATTGAGCCGGGCAATAGCACCTACTTCGTGACAAACACCCCTAAAATTATCGGGGGTGTTACGCCGCAATGCACCCACATCGCCGAAACCTTCTATGCCCAGTTTATCAGTAAAACGCACACGGTATCTTCACCTCGCACAGCAGAAATGGTGAAACTCTTAGAAAACACGTTTCGGAGTGTCAACATCGGTTTAATTAATGAGGTTGCGCTTATTTGTGACCGGATGGATCTGGATGTGTGGGAAATCATTGATGCGGCGGCGACAAAACCGTTCGGCTTTATGCCGTTCTATCCAGGTCCTGGACTCGGCGGACACTGTATTCCGATTGATCCGCATTATCTCTCTTGGAAGGCACAGATGTATCAGTACCACGCTCGATTTATTGAGCTGGCTACCGAAATTAACAGTGAGATGCCGAAATACGTGTTAGACAAAATTATCCACGCCCTGAACCTACAACGCAAACCGTTGAATGGAGCGAAGTTATTAATCTTAGGGGTCGCTTATAAAAAGGACATCGGAGACATTCGCGAATCGCCTGCGCTCGAGGTAATTCGTTTAATTCTTGACAAAAAAGCAGAATTCCTATATCATGACCCGTATATAAAAAACCTATCTCTTGGCAACAGAGAAACTTATCGCTCAGAACCGCTAACGGTAGATCTGGTAGAAAGTGTTGATTGTGTTGTTATCCTAACCGATCATGGTGCTATAGACTATAAGTGGCTCGTCGAGCACGCCCCACTGGTTGTTGATACCCGCAACGCGACGCGCAGTGTAAAGAAAGGACAGGAAAAAATCATCAAAATTTAATTTTAATTTATCTCCACTTGGACTGCAATGCAATGGAGGGCGCCTCGAACACGAAAACTATTAAGATACAAACCTCGTTGCTTATCCGCAAGGTATAATTAAGAATCGGAGCGTAATAATGTCAAACCCAAATTTAAGACTGCATATACAGCGGGACCAACTCACGTGGTTTCTCGACCTCCTTTTAGATGAAAGAGAAATTTTCCAATTGAGTGCCTCGACCGGCATCGTCCTTGATGTGGACCGGCTGTGTGCCTTATCAAGGCGAGAATTACTCGTAAATTTAGCCGATGTGTTTTTGGGGGGCGTTGGCACAGCAAAACCTGAACTAAGAAATCCGGAAACTTCAGCCAACACGTTAGTCAGCCAGTTTCTTACTGAAAAAGCGCAGGCGGCGATTTCCCGAGTCGGGTATATGGAAATCTCCGAAATCGAAACGTTTTTCAAAACATCTGATGTCCTCGTAGAAGGCGGCGATTTTGGAGAAGTGATATGGGCACTGCTTACCGACCAACGGACCGCAGTTGTCGAGCATGGCTACAAACTTCTTAACACAACGTACGCGTCTATAGAAATGGCATATACCAATGGGGGCGGCGACTTCCAGAGTATGGATCAATTGGAAAGAATTGACTCGCACCACGCTCACGATACAGAAAGCGATCTGCCACAGTCGGGTGTGCCTGGCCGAGAAATCGAGCACCTTGAACAGCAATTAGCAGACTCTAAAGCAGACTATACTTCGCTTGAGCAAAAACATAACCGATTAGATCAACAACGCGCTTTTCTATTAGAGGAAAACAGAGGATTAAAAACGAAAGCGGAGGAGAATCATGCGACCGAAAAACGATTGAAGACGCTTGAACAGGAAAATCACATACTCCGTGGACAGATAGCACAATATATTGAAGACACGACTGAACTACAACAACTTACCGACGAACGTGACCGCCTCCTTGCTGAAAAGGAGCGGATAGTGGAACAATTAAGGGAATATGAGCAAATTAAGGCAGCCAAGGAGACCTTTACGACGGATCTCAAGTTGGTTGAGGAGGCAGTCTACAAAGGGCACCAGGGCCTCGAAGACTTTCAAACAACGCTTGATAGCCACTTCGATGTTCTGGAAAACTGCCATCAGGCGGCACGCGGCGCGTTGAATCAGATTCGTCAAACGCTTTCTTACTTGGATACCCAGGAAATCCCGGAAGGTCAGAGTCCCTACAATCTGACGACTGAGCAACCGCGTGTCGGTGTATTCGTTGACGTTCAAAATATGTTTTACGCCGCTAAAGATCGTTTTGGACGTAGAGTCGACTATATCAAACTCCTTGATTTGATCGTTGGACCCCGGTATCTTATGGTAGCTTATGCCTATGTCGTCCAGATCCCCGAAATCAACCAATCGAGTTTCTTGTCCCTTCTTGAACACAACGGTTATACGATTAAGAGTAAAGACTTACGGTTGCGCGGCGACGGGTCTGCAAAAGGGGATTGGGATGTCGGCATTGCAGTGGATGTTGTTTCGATGCTCGGTTCATTGGACGTTGTTATTCTCGCAAGCGGTGATGGCGATTTTTGTCCGCTTGCTGAACTCATCAAGCAACAGGATAAACGTGTGGAGGTTGTCGCTTTTGAACATAATACCTCCATGGATCTACAACAAATCGCGGACCAGTTCTTTCCAATCGGAGACGAGTTGCTCATCTAAAAGAGTTGTCGGAGTAGTGGTTATCAGTTATCGGTTCGGTTTGCCTCGCAGTGAAAGTAAAGAGATTTTCGTTTAACAACACCCGCTTGTGACCGATAACCATTGTAGTAAGATGTATTGCCTTTTTCAGCATATACCAAAGGTTGTAAAATATGCTAAAGTCTGTAAAGTTGCAAATGCGTTCTTCCGCCACAACAACTTTAGTACACTGTCACACTTTCTTTTCTACCTCCCTTTTACTATCCTTTCTGTGCTTATTGTCATAGAGATAACAAGCGCGGAATGGTCCTCTTCAGCGACAGAAAATTTTCCGTTATGCACAGCACAAAATGAACAACACTTTCCTGCCCTCGTTACCGATGGGCAGGGTGGGGCGATCGTCGCGTGGAGTGATGCTCGGCACGCGAATCGCGATATTTTCGCGCAGCGCATCAGCACAACGGGAGAGATTTATTGGCAGTCAGATGGTATTCCAATCTGCGACCTACCCTCCTCACAAAGTTGGCCCCTAATTGCCGACGATGGCGCGGGGGGTGCTATTCTCGTCTGGGGTGATACCCGGCACGGCAATCAAGATAGTTACGCACAACGCATCGACGCAAACGGAAATAAATTGTGGGATCCTGCAGGCATACCGGTCTGTACGCACCCAACATTGCAAGACGATTTGAACGCTATCGCTGACGGTAAAGGTGGCGTCATCGTTGTGTGGGAAGATTGGCGGAACGGGAATCAAGATATCTATGCCCAAAGGATTGACGGTACCGGAAAACCGCTGTGGGAAGTG contains the following coding sequences:
- a CDS encoding nucleotide sugar dehydrogenase translates to MKNPQGKIKKIETRTARAGVIGLGYVGLPLTVALASAGFRVTGIDICSEKIERLKQGVSDVPDVADEVLAPLITSGQIQVTTDFSVLQELDTVNICVPTPLGENRTPDMQFIIAAVQQVAQYLHPEQLIILESTTYPGTTEEVVLPELNPQSSRKQVGRDFYLAYSPERIEPGNSTYFVTNTPKIIGGVTPQCTHIAETFYAQFISKTHTVSSPRTAEMVKLLENTFRSVNIGLINEVALICDRMDLDVWEIIDAAATKPFGFMPFYPGPGLGGHCIPIDPHYLSWKAQMYQYHARFIELATEINSEMPKYVLDKIIHALNLQRKPLNGAKLLILGVAYKKDIGDIRESPALEVIRLILDKKAEFLYHDPYIKNLSLGNRETYRSEPLTVDLVESVDCVVILTDHGAIDYKWLVEHAPLVVDTRNATRSVKKGQEKIIKI
- a CDS encoding NYN domain-containing protein yields the protein MSNPNLRLHIQRDQLTWFLDLLLDEREIFQLSASTGIVLDVDRLCALSRRELLVNLADVFLGGVGTAKPELRNPETSANTLVSQFLTEKAQAAISRVGYMEISEIETFFKTSDVLVEGGDFGEVIWALLTDQRTAVVEHGYKLLNTTYASIEMAYTNGGGDFQSMDQLERIDSHHAHDTESDLPQSGVPGREIEHLEQQLADSKADYTSLEQKHNRLDQQRAFLLEENRGLKTKAEENHATEKRLKTLEQENHILRGQIAQYIEDTTELQQLTDERDRLLAEKERIVEQLREYEQIKAAKETFTTDLKLVEEAVYKGHQGLEDFQTTLDSHFDVLENCHQAARGALNQIRQTLSYLDTQEIPEGQSPYNLTTEQPRVGVFVDVQNMFYAAKDRFGRRVDYIKLLDLIVGPRYLMVAYAYVVQIPEINQSSFLSLLEHNGYTIKSKDLRLRGDGSAKGDWDVGIAVDVVSMLGSLDVVILASGDGDFCPLAELIKQQDKRVEVVAFEHNTSMDLQQIADQFFPIGDELLI